The Syngnathus acus chromosome 3, fSynAcu1.2, whole genome shotgun sequence genome includes a window with the following:
- the copb1 gene encoding coatomer subunit beta, which translates to MTAAENVCYTLINVTSDSEPPSEVSLKTDLEKGEIKAKTEALKKVIIMILNGEKLPGLLMTIIRFVLPLQDHTIKKLLLVFWEIVPKTTPDGKLLQEMILVCDAYRKDLQHPNEFIRGSTLRFLCKLKESELLEPLMPAIRSCLEHRHSYVRRNAVLAIYTIYRNFEHLIPDAPELIHDFLVNEKDASCKRNAFMMLIHADQDRALDYLSTCIDQVHTFGDILQLVIVELIYKVCHANPSERARFIRCIYNLLQSSSPAVKYEAAGTLVTLSSAPTAIKAAAQCYIDLIIKESDNNVKLIVLDRLVELKEHPTHERVLQDLVMDILRVLATPDLEVRKKTLQLALDLVSSRNVEELVIVLKKEVIKTNNVTEHEDTDKYRQLLVRTLHSCSVRFPDMAANVIPVLMEFLSDTNEAAAADVLEFVREAIQRFDTLRPLIIEKMLEVFHAIKTVKIYRGALWILGEYCSTKEDIQNVMTEVRRSLGEIPIVENEIKKETGELKPEDEVSAAPAQKLVTEMGTYVTQSALSSSRPSKKDEDRPPLRGFLMDGDFYVAASLATTLTKVALRYVAIAQDKKQQNSFVAEAMLIMVTVLHLGKSSLPKKPITDDDVDRISLCLKVLSECSPLMNDIFNKECRKSLSHMLTVRLEEEKLSQKKESEKRNVTVQADDPISFMQLTAKNETSSKEDQFQLSLLAAMGNTQRKEAADPLASKLNKVTQLTGFSDPVYAEAYVHVNQYDIVLDVLVVNQTSDTLQNCTLELATLGDLKLVEKPSPLTLAPHDFANIKANVKVASTENGIIFGNIVYDVSGAASDRNCVVLSDIHIDIMDYIQPASCTDAEFRQMWAEFEWENKVTVNTNITDLNQYLQHILKSTNMKCLTPEKALSGFCGFMAANLYARSIFGEDALANVSIEKPIHLGPDAPVNGHIRIRAKSQGMALSLGDKINLSQKKATL; encoded by the exons ATGACAGCTGCGGAGAATGTCTGCTACACTCTGATCAATGTCACTTCTGACTCCGAGCCCCCCTCTGAAGTCAGTCTCAAGACTGATCTGG AAAAGGGGGAGATTAAAGCGAAAACTGAGGCACTGAAGAAAGTGATCATCATGATCCTGAATGGAGAGAAGTTGCCCGGACTTCTGATGACCATAATTCGCTTTGTGTTGCCTCTTCAAGACCACACCATTAAAAAACTCCTGCTTGTGTTTTGGGAGATTGTGCCCAAAACCACTCCGGATGGCAAGCTTCTCCAGGAGATGATCCTGGTCTGTGACGCCTACAGGAAG GACCTGCAACACCCCAATGAGTTTATCCGCGGCTCCACCCTTCGTTTCCTGTGCAAGTTGAAGGAGTCTGAGCTGCTTGAGCCTCTCATGCCAGCTATCCGCTCTTGCCTGGAACACCGACACAGCTATGTACGGCGGAATGCCGTCCTAGCCATTTACACCATTTACAG GAACTTTGAACATCTCATCCCGGACGCTCCAGAGCTGATCCATGACTTTCTTGTGAATGAAAAAGATGCAAGCTGCAAGAGAAACGCTTTTATGATGCTGATTCATGCAGATCAG GATCGAGCTCTGGATTACCTCAGCACATGCATTGATCAAGTTCATACTTTTGGAGATATTCTTCAGCTTGTCATTGTGGAGCTTATTTACAAA GTGTGTCATGCAAACCCTTCTGAGCGTGCCCGCTTCATCCGTTGCATCTACAACCTGCTTCAATCGTCCAGCCCGGCTGTGAAGTATGAGGCAGCTGGCACGCTTGTAACGCTCTCGAGTGCACCCACAGCTATTAAG GCCGCTGCCCAGTGCTACATTGATTTGATTATCAAAGAGAGTGATAACAATGTGAAACTTATCGTCCTTGATCGTCTGGTTGAGCTTAAGGAACATCCCACTCATGAGCGCGTACTCCAG GACCTTGTGATGGACATCCTTCGTGTTCTTGCCACTCCTGACCTGGAAGTGAGAAAGAAGACCTTGCAGCTGGCCCTGGATCTTGTGTCATCACGCAACGTGGAAGAG TTGGTGATCGTTTTGAAGAAAGAGGTGATCAAGACAAACAATGTCACTGAACATGAAGACACAGACAAGTACAGGCAGCTGTTGGTGCGCACTCTTCACTCTTGCAGTGTGCGCTTCCCTGACATGGCGGCTAATGTCATTCCTGTG cTGATGGAATTCTTAAGTGATACCAATGAAGCAGCCGCCGCTGATGTGCTGGAGTTTGTGCGAGAAGCCATTCAAAGATTTGACACCTTGAGACCACTCATCATTGAGAAGATGCTGGAAGTTTTTCATGCCATTAAAACTGTCAA AATCTACAGAGGAGCGCTGTGGATCTTGGGTGAATACTGCAGCACAAAAGAAGACATCCAGAATGTGATGACAGAAGTCCGCAGATCACTGGGAGAG ATTCCTATAGTGGAAAATGAGATCAAGAAAGAGACAGGGGAGTTGAAGCCAGAGGACGAAGTGAGTGCCGCTCCAGCCCAGAAGCTGGTTACAGAGATGGGCACTTATGTAACGCAGAGTGCCCTCAGCTCATCCAGGCCTTCCAAAAAAGATGAGGatag GCCTCCACTTAGGGGCTTCCTGATGGATGGTGACTTCTACGTGGCTGCCTCTCTAGCCACAACCCTGACCAAAGTGGCTTTGCGCTACGTTGCTATTGcccaagacaaaaaacaacaaaat TCTTTTGTTGCAGAGGCCATGTTGATCATGGTCACTGTGCTGCACTTGGGCAAATCGTCGCTGCCCAAGAAACCAATTACAGACGACGATGTGGACCGAATCTCCCTGTGCCTCAAGGTGCTGTCAGAGTGCTCGCCACTcatgaatgacattttcaacaagGAGTGCCGCAAATCCCTGTCACATATGCTGACTGTCAgactggaggaggagaagcttTCACAGAAG AAAGAGTCTGAGAAGCGTAACGTAACGGTGCAGGCGGACGACCCAATCTCCTTCATGCAGCTCACAGCCAAAAACGAGACGAGCTCTAAGGAGGACCAGTTTCAACTCAGTCTGTTGGCAGCTATGGGGAACACTCAAAGGAAGGAGGCTGCTGATCCCTTGGCTTCAAAGCTCAACAAG GTGACCCAGCTGACGGGTTTCTCTGACCCAGTGTACGCTGAAGCCTATGTCCATGTCAACCAGTATGACATTGTACTGGATGTGCTGGTGGTCAACCAAACCAGTGACACACTCCAGAACTGTACTCTTGAGCTTGCTACATTAG GTGACCTGAAGCTTGTTGAGAAGCCTTCCCCACTTACTCTGGCCCCTCATGACTTTGCCAACATCAAGGCCAATGTCAAAGTGGCTTCGACTGAAAACGGCATCATCTTTGGCAACATAG TGTATGATGTGTCTGGAGCTGCAAGCGACAGGAACTGCGTTGTCCTCAGCGACATCCACATTGACATCATGGATTACATCCAGCCGGCGTCCTGCACAGATGCTGAATTCAGGCAGATGTGGGCTGAGTTTGAGTGGGAAAACAAG GTGACAGTGAACACAAACATCACTGATTTGAACCAGTACCTTCAACATATCCTCAAGTCCACAAACATGAAATGTCTGACTCCAGAGAAG GCATTGTCCGGCTTCTGTGGTTTCATGGCCGCCAATCTTTACGCCCGTTCCATCTTTGGCGAAGATGCCCTGGCGAATGTCAGCATCGAGAAGCCCATTCACCTGGGGCCTGATGCACCTGTCAATGGACACATACGCATTAGAGCCAAAAGTCAG GGGATGGCCTTGAGTCTGGGCGACAAGATCAATCTCTCCCAAAAGAAGGCCACTCTCTGA